DNA sequence from the Tissierella sp. MB52-C2 genome:
GGTAATTCTGGGCTAGGTCTTGCTATTGCCAAAGAAATTATAATCTTACATGAAGGTGAAATTTATGCAGAAAGTAACGATAATTATACAATATTTCATATAAAGATACCAGGCGTAATCAACAACTAAGAAACATTATTTCTTTATGATATAACAATTCATAAAGAAATAATGTTTTTTTATTTTTACTATGTTTTTAAATGCTGCAAATATTAAGCAGTTCATAAGAAAATCTTAATAAGTCCATAAGCTGTTGTTTATACAAAAAATATTAAACTTTATTAGAATTATATTATAAGACGAGATCATATCTCATATTTAAGGAGGAATGTTAAAATGAGAGTTAATAGACAAAAATATAGAAGAAAGAGGAAGATAAAATTTATTCTTTCAATTCTATGTGTATGTGCGGTGGGTATTACAGCTTTATTTTTGCAAAATCATATAATAAGTAAAAATAATGAACAAATAGAATCACCTATAAAAACTCAAGAAACAAGGATTTACGAAGAATTTAATCAGATTATAGTCGATGACTTATATAGTTCAAACGCTATTCTCATTTCTTTAGACGATAATGAAATATTATTAGATAAATCATCTGATGAAAGAGTCTATCCAGCATCTCTTACAAAAATTATGACAGCAATACTAGCAATTGAAAATCTATCAGATTTAGACGAAGAAATTTATCTATCAGAGGATATGTTTGAGGAATTGTATTCTGAAAATGCTTCTATGGCAGGATTCTTGCCAAACGAAAAGGTGCCAGCAATTGACTTGATTTATGGAGTATTATTACCATCTGGGGCAGAAAGTTGCATTGGGTTAGCGGATGCAATTGCAGGTTCAGAAAAAAGTTATGTAAAATTAATGAATCAAAAGGCTGAAGAATTAGGGATGAATAACACTCATTTTACTAACTCCACAGGGCTACATGACAGGAATCATTATACTACTGTAAATGATATTGCGAAATTACTGAAATATGCATTACAAAACAATCTATTTCGAGAAGTATATACCTCAAAACGTTATACGACAAAAGCAACAAATCTTCATCTCGACGGAATTACTTTCCAAAGTACAATGTTTGAAAAAATGGATACGGAGGATGTAAATAATGGTACTATCGAAGGTGGAAAGACTGGTTATACGAGAGAAGCAAAATTATGTCTTGCTAGTTTGGCAAAAATAGATGGCAAGGAATATATTTTAGTGACTGCTAATGCAGATGGGAGTCCTTATACGGAACAGTTCAATATTTTGGATGCATTTACTGTTTATAATCAGGTTTCCAAAACTAATGCTTCCTAGAAATATTAAGTGCTCCATAAGTAATTCTTAAGATATTAATAAGCAAATGTATACAAAGTTTTTTAAAAATTCCTATAAACTATAATTGTTACCGGTAAACTAATAGCAATTTGAGAAGTTATATATTTAAAGTATGAGAATATAATAGAGGACATAAGGAGGAATTAATTATGAAAAGAAAAATTTTAACAATTTTAATATCAGGAGTACTTTGTATATCGATGGTAGCATGTGATAAGTCTACAAGAAGGTTTGAAGATGTTGGAATTGGATTTAGCTTACCTAGTAAGTGGAGAAATAAGGCACAAAACATAGATGCATACGCAACTTTACCAGGAGAAAATATTGAAGGTCAACTGATCGTCAGTTTCATACTTGATGAGACTATGGAAAAGGCACGAAAACTAAATGAGGAGGCATCAAAGATCCCAGAAACAGATAAAGAAAAAATCAAAAAAGCTGCAGCGGAAATTATGGATTTAACTAAAGAATTTAAAGAATTATGGACTGTAGTAAGTATAGATAAGAGCAAAGAAGAGGGCAAAATTCAAAAAGATTTATTTTCAAAATATGAAAATAAGGATTTAATAGGTAAAGAAGGCAATCTTGAATTTTACTTATTATATAATAATAAACCTGATGTTAGTGGTTTATCTGAAAAATCTAAGAAAGACTATGAAGAAATATATGGAGGAATTAAAGAATTTAAAAGTTTAATAAAAACATTTGAGCAAGTAACAGAACAAGAAAGATTAAGTAAACATAAGAAATTTGAATTTAAAACAAAAACTTTAAATGGTAAAGAAATAGATAGTAGTATTTTTAAAGATAGTAAGCTAACCATGGTAAATATATGGGCAACATATTGTAGCCCATGTATAGAAGAAATGCCAGAGCTTCAAGCGCTTTATGAAGAAGTTAAGAATGAGAATGTTAATGTGATTGGTGTTGTCTCAGATACACCAGATGTAGACAATGAAGAATTAGCTAAGAAAATTTTATCAAAAAAAGGTGTTAAGTTTGCTAATATTATTCCAGATGAAAAAATTATAAATAATATATTACAAGATATTTCAGGAGTTCCAACTACATTTTTTGTTGATAGTGAAGGAAATATAATTGGAGAGTTTATAGTAGGTTCTAATAGTAAAGAAGAATTTAAGAAGGAAATTGAAGATAGATTAAAAAATATAGAATAGAAAACTGTATACCTCATCTATCTTCTAATAGTTGAGGTATATATCACAATTTGAATTAATATATGAATAAAGATGATAATTTTATAATTTCAAGAGTGAATATTTTATTATAAGATAATTTAATACATGATATATTAAGGATGTGTAATCTATGAATGTAAACAAATTCAATAAAAGTGAAGTGCTTATAAAATATAGTATTTTAATTATGAGTATTTCATTCATCATCACTGGGATATATAGAGAGGAAGTGAGAATTGTATTTAAAAAGGCAATAAATATATGTTTGGAGTGTATAGGAATTGGATAGGAGAAGAATAACACAAATTATTGTAGCTATAACGACAAATGCAAATGTCAATGGGTTTCTAAAAGGCACTATATTTAAAGGAAGTACAAAAAAAATCTGTGTCCCAGGTTTAAACTGTTATTCTTGCCCTGGAGCTATAGGCTCTTGTCCCATAGGCTCTTTACAGGCTGTTATTGGAACTGTAAAATATAAATTTTCATTATATGTAGTTGGACTTATGTCTTTATTTGGTATTATATTTGGTAGATTTATATGTGGGTGGCTATGTCCTTTTGGTCTTATTGAAGACCTATTACATAAAATACCTTCTAAAAAGATAAATGTAAATAAAAAAGTAAATAATGTACTTAAATATTTAAAATATATTATATTATTATTATTTGTTATAATATTACCTATGTTTTTAGTAAACGAATTTGGAATAAGCCCTCCATATTTTTGTCAATATATATGTCCAGCAGGAACATTAGAGGGTGGGGTACCGTTAATTTTACTAAATCAACCTTTAAGGGGAGCTATAGGATACTTATTTGTCTGGAAAATGTTTTTACTAATTATCATTATTATAGCTTCCATAATTATATACAGACCATTTTGTAGATATATATGTCCATTAGGAGCATTTTACTCACTATTTAATAAAGTAAGTTTTTATAAATACGAAGTAGACAAAAATAAATGTACAAGCTGTGGTGTTTGTACACATAAGTGTAAAATGAATATAGAAGTTTATAAAAAACCTAATAGCCCTGAATGTATTAGATGTGGAGAATGTGTAAAGATATGTCCTACAAAGTCTATTAAAAAAGGAATTAAATTTTAGAATTTTAATTATGGGTAAGGCTGGAATAGCTAGCTATCTAAGCTTTCTATGAAAAGAGTATTTTGTCTCAAAAAAACTGGAACAATATAAAGTATAGTTAAAGAAGTATATAATTAAAAAAGGCAATAATAGGTATATAGAAGAATTCATAGTGCAATCAACTATATGACTCCGCATATAGCACGAAAAAACATAATATAAGGAGATATAATATGAAACGTAAGAAGACTTTTTTAGAATTACTTTATTAATTGTATTTTTAGGCATTATAGCTGTGGTAGGATTTAATAAGTTATTTAATACAGAATATAATTCACTAAATGATTTAGATAAGAGCATGATAAATCAGCTTTCAGAAGTTTATGAGACATATGATAATAATTCGAGGGATATATGGATGGAAGGATATAATTTTAATAATATACCATTTATATTGACTCCGGTAAGTAAGGATAGAGGAACGTTACATGCATATTCATATGTGGTAGGAGTTGATAAGTTAGAAAACTCCATATTTTCTAAAGAAATGAATTTACCATCTATTTATAGAGTATCTTTTTTATCTCCTTCTTTGATTAAGGCATGGACACCAGCAAAGTTTATTTTTTCAGATATAGGAACTCAACATGTTACTTTTTTTAAGTATAATCCTTTGAATACTACAGCACTGAATACAGAAAAGTCATTTAAATATTTTTTAATGCATGAAGTATTTCATGAGTATAGACAAGTACCTTTATGGAAAAATGTGAATGACTTAACCTCAAGTATTTTTATAGAAGAAAGAAATAAGGAGCAATATCAACTTTTATTATTAGAGTTTGCCATTATGGACAAAGCTAATGAAATAAATAATAGAGATGAATTAATAAATATTTTAAGTGATTTTGTTACAGCAAGGGAATATCATTATAATAAATTTCAATATATGAAACAAGAAAAGCTAGTTGAAACTTTGGAAGGATATGCTCAATATATAGAATATAATTATTCTAATTTAGTGGGAGATCTTGTAAAGCCACCATTCACTGTAGATGGAGAAGTAGTAGGATTTAAAGATGTATTTGCTAAAGAAACATTAGAAAACTTTGTAAAAGAAAATAGCTTAAATCAATTTATGGATAAAAACTTGTACTACTATGTAGGTTCATTAGAGGGTGTACTTCTAGATAAATTAGATATAAATTGGAAAGATAGAGTAGAAAATAATGAATTAATTTATGATATTATGAAAGATGAAATATATAAGCGAGCAGATGGCAAGATAAATAGCATAGAAGAAATCAAAGATAAATATGGTTACGATAACTTTGAAGATGAAGCTAAAATCATAATAGATAATTTAGATTAATGTTGATATTATTTTATATAAATAGAGACTGTAAATAATTTTGCGCTAAGTAATTAAATAGTCCTTTGAGGTTAATGTTAAAATAAATATTAATTTGGAAGGATTTTTTATGGCAAGACAAAGAAAATTAACTAAAGAACGAAAAAACTTAATCGATAATTTACTGGCAGCCTATAAGCCAGAGGATGCAAAAATAGTGGGATTAGAAAGGCAGAATTCTCGGTTTTTATATTTGAAGAGAATGTTATTATATGTTATAATAAGCTTGTAAAGGACTAAATATTAGAGGAATATAAGGGAGAGAATTTGATGTCCGCGTTTGTTTTTAACTAAATCAACTAAATAGTTGTATCTTAAAAAGTGTTTAAACCTATATTATCTAGGTTTATTTGTTGATGACTTTTTAAGGATAAGTTAGAAACATGGATATCATTAAACCACACAATATATTAGAATAATTAATGTTTATTAGAATTATTTTATATCAAATATGAATTTTTATATACCTTATATTATAGTTATAGGTTTATTTTTGAGTTTCAATATTTTAATATGATTTTTAGCATATTATTTATTGGAATCTAATATAGGGTATTATTTGACATATAATGTAAATGGTAAAAGGTTATAGTGACTTCGTGTTGCTATGACCTTTTTTGTTTTTGTTCATGTTTCTTTTTACTTTCAATATTAGCATAGACATAATTAGTATTTTAGTTCTTATAGACTATGCAATGAAATTTAAAATGATAAATATGGAGGACAACAAACAATGCTTAATTATATAGATGAAGTAAACAAGAATGTAAGTATAGAAGAAGGTAAGAAGGCCATAGAGAACATATTAATAACAATATACCTTAAAGGAGGAATTTCCACTAAGGAATTAGCAAGAAACAGTCTCCTACCTATTCCCGTGGTTTCAGCTATAAAAAAAGAATTTATTAAAAAAGGGTTGGTTATTCAAGACCGGGGAACAAGGCTTACAATAAAGGGTAGACATTTTGTAGAGGAAGGTTTAGGGTTCAAAAAAATAAATAGTGATTTATATATGAAACTATTAATGGAACCTTGGAAGGAACATAGAGAAATTATTGAGATAAAAGAGGAACTACAGGAGCTCTTTGATAATCGTCCTCAGGTAGATGTCACTATAGATCAGTCAAAGTCCAGTATAGATACATCTCTAAAAAGGGCAATATTGTCTCTTAAAAATCATAACTTGGTAGGAAAAAGAATTTTGTGTTTGGGAGATGATGATTTAGTAAGTATAGCTTTAGGTTTTCTGCTAAAAAAGCTTTTTAATAATACTATTCATCATACTACTAAAATTACTGTAATGGATATTGATAAAAGAATTATAGACTATATAAATGATATAGCTATAAAAGAATCTCTTCCAATTAAGTGCGAGTATGTAGATTTCAGGATGCCATTAGCGGATAATTTTAAAAATCAATTTGATTGTTTTTTTACAGATCCACCTTATACTCTTGAAGGAATGAATTTGTTTCTTTCAAGAGGGATAGAAGCCTTAAGAGATGATAGTGGGCTTACTATTTATTTTTCTTATGCTCATAAGTCTCCAGATTTTCAATTAACTATGCAAAAGTGTTTTTTTAGCATGGGACTTATAGTTTCAGAGGTAATGGCTAGGTTTAATACCTATGAAGGGGCTAGCATAATTGGAAACACAGGACAAATGATTGTTCTTAAGACTACTAATATAACTAAAGCGTTAATAAAAACCCCTTATAAAGGAGTTTTGTATACTGGAGAACTGAAAGAAACAGTACGCTCTTATAGATGTAAACAATGTGGTGAAATTATAAAGGTAGGGCGTTCTGAAAAATTTAATAATATAGAAACATTAAAGTCAAAAGGTTGTTATAAATGTAATAGCCAAGTATTTGAGTTAATTCAGAGAAAAAATATAAACTAGTTAAATATAGAATAAGTATAGAAAAGGAGAAGTTATGATTAAACAAAAGCAATTAGGAAACCATCTTTTAATTGAATACTATGATTGTGATAGTGAAGTATTAAAAAATACACAGCTAATAGAGAAATATATGATAGAAGCTGCTAAAATGGCTCATGCTACAATTGTGGAAAGTGTATTTCACACATTTAGTCCTTGGGGAGTTAGTGGGGTTGTGGTTATTGAAGAATCACATCTAACTATTCATACTTGGCCAGAATATAAATATGCAGCTGTAGATTTATTTACTTGTGGGAATACAATAAAGCCTTGGGTTGCTTTTAAGTTTTTAGAAGAAAAGTTAAAAGCAGAAAGAGCTGATTTAGCAGAGATATCTAGGGGAATGATAGGTCGGATTTTAAAAGATAACAAGAATCTTTTATAATAATCTGGGATTTGATTAGAATAAAACTCAAGCTTGGAAAATCTGTAGGTCTGTAGGGTTAATTCTATGATGCAATAGATATGACTTCATATGACCTCTTGTATCTAAAAAGCAAAAAACAGAGTTTAGACGCAATATGTAATAGGTGGAGGGTGATTTGGGGTCAAA
Encoded proteins:
- a CDS encoding D-alanyl-D-alanine carboxypeptidase — translated: MRVNRQKYRRKRKIKFILSILCVCAVGITALFLQNHIISKNNEQIESPIKTQETRIYEEFNQIIVDDLYSSNAILISLDDNEILLDKSSDERVYPASLTKIMTAILAIENLSDLDEEIYLSEDMFEELYSENASMAGFLPNEKVPAIDLIYGVLLPSGAESCIGLADAIAGSEKSYVKLMNQKAEELGMNNTHFTNSTGLHDRNHYTTVNDIAKLLKYALQNNLFREVYTSKRYTTKATNLHLDGITFQSTMFEKMDTEDVNNGTIEGGKTGYTREAKLCLASLAKIDGKEYILVTANADGSPYTEQFNILDAFTVYNQVSKTNAS
- a CDS encoding TlpA disulfide reductase family protein; amino-acid sequence: MKRKILTILISGVLCISMVACDKSTRRFEDVGIGFSLPSKWRNKAQNIDAYATLPGENIEGQLIVSFILDETMEKARKLNEEASKIPETDKEKIKKAAAEIMDLTKEFKELWTVVSIDKSKEEGKIQKDLFSKYENKDLIGKEGNLEFYLLYNNKPDVSGLSEKSKKDYEEIYGGIKEFKSLIKTFEQVTEQERLSKHKKFEFKTKTLNGKEIDSSIFKDSKLTMVNIWATYCSPCIEEMPELQALYEEVKNENVNVIGVVSDTPDVDNEELAKKILSKKGVKFANIIPDEKIINNILQDISGVPTTFFVDSEGNIIGEFIVGSNSKEEFKKEIEDRLKNIE
- a CDS encoding CD1871A family CXXC motif-containing protein, producing MNVNKFNKSEVLIKYSILIMSISFIITGIYREEVRIVFKKAINICLECIGIG
- a CDS encoding 4Fe-4S binding protein, with amino-acid sequence MDRRRITQIIVAITTNANVNGFLKGTIFKGSTKKICVPGLNCYSCPGAIGSCPIGSLQAVIGTVKYKFSLYVVGLMSLFGIIFGRFICGWLCPFGLIEDLLHKIPSKKINVNKKVNNVLKYLKYIILLLFVIILPMFLVNEFGISPPYFCQYICPAGTLEGGVPLILLNQPLRGAIGYLFVWKMFLLIIIIIASIIIYRPFCRYICPLGAFYSLFNKVSFYKYEVDKNKCTSCGVCTHKCKMNIEVYKKPNSPECIRCGECVKICPTKSIKKGIKF
- a CDS encoding bis-aminopropyl spermidine synthase family protein, producing the protein MLNYIDEVNKNVSIEEGKKAIENILITIYLKGGISTKELARNSLLPIPVVSAIKKEFIKKGLVIQDRGTRLTIKGRHFVEEGLGFKKINSDLYMKLLMEPWKEHREIIEIKEELQELFDNRPQVDVTIDQSKSSIDTSLKRAILSLKNHNLVGKRILCLGDDDLVSIALGFLLKKLFNNTIHHTTKITVMDIDKRIIDYINDIAIKESLPIKCEYVDFRMPLADNFKNQFDCFFTDPPYTLEGMNLFLSRGIEALRDDSGLTIYFSYAHKSPDFQLTMQKCFFSMGLIVSEVMARFNTYEGASIIGNTGQMIVLKTTNITKALIKTPYKGVLYTGELKETVRSYRCKQCGEIIKVGRSEKFNNIETLKSKGCYKCNSQVFELIQRKNIN
- the speD gene encoding adenosylmethionine decarboxylase; translation: MIKQKQLGNHLLIEYYDCDSEVLKNTQLIEKYMIEAAKMAHATIVESVFHTFSPWGVSGVVVIEESHLTIHTWPEYKYAAVDLFTCGNTIKPWVAFKFLEEKLKAERADLAEISRGMIGRILKDNKNLL